A stretch of DNA from Dokdonia sp. PRO95:
ACAATGGCACCATGCGGATCTGACTACAGACTCTATTCTTGGGATTAGCACAGAAAAAGCTTATTCTTTCTTAAAAAACAAAAAGAATTCCCAAGTAATAATAGGCGTTATAGACTCGGGTATAGATTTAAAACACGAAGATCTAAAAAACAAAATTTGGGTGAATCCCAATGAAATAGTAAACAACAATATAGACGATGATAAGAATGGATTTATAGATGATATTAATGGCTGGAACTTTGCTGGTGATTTGACCTATCAGAACTTCGAACATGAAAGAATACTAATGAATCAGTCTCTTGCAGAAAATAAATCCATAATATCTAAAGCTCAAAAGACTTATAAATCTCGATTAAAGAGAGCTAAAAAGAATATCAAAGTCGTACAAAATAGATTAGTCAATCTTGAAAAATCACATGATGCATTTTCCTCACATTTAGGAAAACCAGACTACACCTTAAAGGAAGTACTGGCGATAGAAACAACAAATGCAAACCTCAATAAAGAGATTGAGACGGTTAGAAAACATATAGAAATTATTGAGAAAATAAGCCAGAAATATGCAAGGCATGAACCTATAAATATTGACATCCCTTATCATATAGTAAATCGTATAAAGTCTAATAGAAGAGAATTAGAAATCGATAGTATTCTTATTTCTGGGAATAGCATAACAACAGATTTAAGAGCGACCCTAGGAGATAATCTTACCGACATAAAAGACACACAATACGGCAGTAATAGTCTTAACAATAACATAGATAATGAAGAGCATGCTACGCATGTAGCGGGGATAATAGCTGCGACTAGAAATAATGAAAAAGGTATCAATGGAATAACTGATAACTGCCTTATACTGCCAGTACGATTAAATGGAGCTGATGGTGATGAGCATGATAAGGATGTTGCCCTTTCTATAAGATACGCTGTAGACAATGGTGCTAAGATTATAAATGCCAGTATCGGGAAGGAATTCTCACCCTATAAAGAACTCGTTTATGAATCAATATTGTACGCTGCAAAAAATGATGTCCTAATTGTCATTGCGGCTGGTAATGACAACATAAATCTTGATAAAAATTTTAAGTATCCTAATGATTCTAAAAATCTAAAAACTGAATTTTCAAATAATGTTATTGTTGTTGGTGCAACAAATAGTTATTATGGAGAAAATCTAGTAAGTATTTTTTCAAACTATGGGAAGCTTAATGTTGACATTTTTGCTCCAGGAAATTCTATCTACGCGACAATTCCTAATAATGACTACGATTTTAAAGACGGAACATCTATGGCTGCACCTATGGTAGCAGGTGTTGCAGGATTAATACGTTCTTATTATCCAAGTCTAACAGCAACCCAAGTCAAGGAAATCATCCTCAATTCAGGAACAAAAATTAATATGCAAGTAAATGCTCCAGGTAGTTATAACAAAAAAGTTGACTTCTCAGATCTTTGCTCTTCAAGTAGCATTTTAAATGCGCACAACGCAGTTATTATGGCTGATCAAATGACTAATAATAAATAAACTAAGAACTATTACTATCAGCTCGCTTCACAAGATTATTGTAGAAATAAAAACTCATCGTCCATACCTCAAAACCACCATCTAATCACTCAACCTATTAAACCAATAGTTGTTTCACGCTGTATAAAG
This window harbors:
- a CDS encoding S8 family serine peptidase, coding for MKKTFSNMLPVLVVVFGLVTIHAQTNKKLTNAEFKQWHHADLTTDSILGISTEKAYSFLKNKKNSQVIIGVIDSGIDLKHEDLKNKIWVNPNEIVNNNIDDDKNGFIDDINGWNFAGDLTYQNFEHERILMNQSLAENKSIISKAQKTYKSRLKRAKKNIKVVQNRLVNLEKSHDAFSSHLGKPDYTLKEVLAIETTNANLNKEIETVRKHIEIIEKISQKYARHEPINIDIPYHIVNRIKSNRRELEIDSILISGNSITTDLRATLGDNLTDIKDTQYGSNSLNNNIDNEEHATHVAGIIAATRNNEKGINGITDNCLILPVRLNGADGDEHDKDVALSIRYAVDNGAKIINASIGKEFSPYKELVYESILYAAKNDVLIVIAAGNDNINLDKNFKYPNDSKNLKTEFSNNVIVVGATNSYYGENLVSIFSNYGKLNVDIFAPGNSIYATIPNNDYDFKDGTSMAAPMVAGVAGLIRSYYPSLTATQVKEIILNSGTKINMQVNAPGSYNKKVDFSDLCSSSSILNAHNAVIMADQMTNNK